Proteins encoded in a region of the Drosophila busckii strain San Diego stock center, stock number 13000-0081.31 chromosome 2L, ASM1175060v1, whole genome shotgun sequence genome:
- the LOC108601921 gene encoding LOW QUALITY PROTEIN: probable G-protein coupled receptor 158 (The sequence of the model RefSeq protein was modified relative to this genomic sequence to represent the inferred CDS: deleted 1 base in 1 codon) — MSKPPMALNEVMPVAAKSSPRLAAAKVYRKRSAASSAAARATTTTAATLASSKAPEKCEPKVLEALPDEPFYDFTEIAEEAARQFTEFLAHKFPNTNAPIAIDEETRAEVSHRANAIASYALNEDDNLLAFAIAAPSIHTVVVKFRDNVTIPPHQVHNKAYLGSYWRELGAAWNSSDGTQEWAAPFRDCNLLTGRWLWPFRISFTEHRIKIVAAAFIAADEDVCNDGLEDVFGRRHGCDRNTTFCLLTENKPAATRDVYTCICRESFYLPNSTLQGFRGDLVELSEGFDNYSCIPCPGGCSSCDSQGVCLNFQEEEVLNLDACLRLLVAIVLGACILCCVVLSVIVFRQRKCKAIASGMWTVLETILLGIVLLYLSVAVHFFPASTERCLLEPWLREIGFITCYGAIILKLYRHLVDFRTRKAHRWVLRDVDLLKYLGTMVFAVICYMAAFTASALDLLESAQMGSLREVRTNTCHPLKWELVTQTSEMLILCFGLHLAIAVRNANTQFRERQFLVTALTLEFLVSSSYYLLRFFYLPELSPSHILLALFVRSQLTNSFALGLIFVPKLWYQHKQGTSHDAGQRLGGGYAGLCLGDPDIGELTISEMSPEDIRAELKRLYTQLEILKNKTLRQDNPHISKRRGGRKAGHRRFSLQKKGSKDKALSAKHRSNKHHQDIEITEAEPSRTPEDSVCSGEGPTDTYAEISGISHSMLSHSMVSHSVVSHSK; from the exons ATGTCCAAGCCGCCGATGGCTTTGAATGAAGTGATGCCAGTGGCAGCCAAGTCATCTCCACGCTTAGCAGCAGCGAAAGTTTACCGCAaacgcagcgctgccagcagcgcag cagcaagagcaacaacaacaacggcggCAACActtgccagcagcaaagcgcCGGAGAAATGCGAGCCCAAAGTGCTGGAAGCACTGCCCGATGAGCCG ttttacGACTTTACGGAGATTGCGGAAGAGGCCGCCAGGCAATTTACTGAATTCTTAGCACACAAATTTCCAAACACCAATGCGCCCATTGCCATCGATGAGGAGACGCGCGCCGAAGTAAGCCACCGTGCCAATGCCATTGCCAGCTATGCGCTCAACGAGGATGacaatttgttggcttttgcCATCGCCGCGCCCAGCATCCATACGGTTGTCGTCAAATTCAGGGACAATGTTACG ATACCACCGCATCAGGTGCACAACAAGGCCTATTTGGGCTCATACTGGCGCGAACTGGG CGCCGCTTGGAACAGCAGCGATGGCACTCAGGAGTGGGCCGCACCGTTTCGTGACTGCAACCTGTTGACGGGTCGCTGGCTGTGGCCCTTTCGCATATCATTCACCGAGCATCGCATCAA aattgttgccgctgcctttATAGCGGCTGATGAGGATGTCTGCAATGATGGGCTGGAGGATGTTTTCGGCAGGCGTCATGG ctGCGATCGTAATACAACTTTCTGTCTGCTGACCGAGAATAAGCCCGCCGCCACACGTGATGTTTACACCTGTATATGTCGCGAGTCCTTTTATTTGCCAAACTCCACGCTGCAAGGCTTTCGTGGCGATCTAGTGGAGCTATCCGAGGGCTTTGACAACTACTCGTGCATACCCTGTCCGggtggctgcagcagctgtgatTCGCAGGGAGTGTGCCTCAACTTTCAAGAAGAGGAAGTGCTCAACTTGGACGCATGTCTGCGTCTGCTGGTGGCTATAGTGCTAGGCGCCTGTATACTCTGCTGTGTAGTT CTAAGCGTCATAGTTTTTAGGCAGCGCAAGTGCAAG GCTATTGCATCGGGCATGTGGACTGTGCTGGAGACCATATTGCTGGGCATTGTTTTACTTTACCTATCG GTTGCCGTCCATTTCTTTCCCGCCTCCACGGAGCGCTGTTTGCTGGAGCCTTGGCTGCGTGAGATCGGCTTCATTACCTGCTATGGCGCCATTATACTCAAACTCTATCGCCATTTGGTGGACTTTCGCACACGCAAAGCGCATCGCTGGGTGCTGCGCGATGTGGATTTGCTGAAATATCTGGGCACCATGGTCTTTGCTGTTATATGCTATATGGCTGCTTTTACGGCTTCGGCGTTGGATCTGCTGGAGAGCGCACAGATGGGCAGTCTGCGTGAGGTTAGAACCAACACCTGCCATCCGCTCAAGTGGGAGCTGGTTACGCAGACCAGCGAGATGCTCATACTCTGCTTTGGACTGCATTTGGCAATTGCAGTTCGCAATGCTAATACACAATTTAGA gAGCGACAATTTCTGGTTACTGCGCTGACGCTGGAATTTCTCGTCTCGTCCAGTTACTATCTACTGCGCTTCTTCTATTTGCCCGAGCTGAGTCCCAGTCACATTCTGTTGGCACTTTTTGTGCGCTCACAGCTGACGAATAGCTTTGCTCTGGGTTTGATATTTGTGCCAAAATTATGGTATCAGCATAAGCAG GGTACGTCACATGATGCTGGCCAGCGCTTGGGCGGCGGCTATGCGGGCCTGTGTCTCGGCGATCCCGACATTGGCGAGCTGACCATATCCGAAATGAGTCCCGAGGACATACGTGCCGAACTCAAAAG aCTGTACACGCAATTGGAGATTTTGAAGAACAAAACTTTGCGTCAGGATAATCCGCATATAAGCAAAAGACGCGGTGGACGCAAGGCGGGCCATCGTCGTTTCTCCTTGCAA aaaaaggGCAGCAAAGACAAG GCTTTAAGTGCCAAACATCGCAGCAATAAACATCATCAGGATATTGAAATCACCGAGGCGGAGCCATCGCGCACACCCGAGGACTCCGTCTGCAGCGGAGAAGGTCCCACAGATACCTATGCTGAAATATCGGGCATATCGCATTCAATGCTATCCCACTCCATGGTCTCCCATTCCGTTGTCTCGCACTCCAAGTAG
- the LOC108600111 gene encoding LOW QUALITY PROTEIN: vacuolar fusion protein MON1 homolog A (The sequence of the model RefSeq protein was modified relative to this genomic sequence to represent the inferred CDS: deleted 2 bases in 1 codon; substituted 1 base at 1 genomic stop codon): MEIEQTPTSASDTNSTCEYMDAEGEPXQRNGAQRWELYQEAEHAETEQLGHSIISELRDELGTHASKCDGALSPNASAATGQSKDLAASVESLALSTSTSAKTEDSGSANALDDDQYDYQHDSVWRGQKKHIFILSEAGKPIYSLHGNEDKLVTLFGVIQALVSFVQMGQDAITSIHAGGIKFAFMQRNSLILVAATRTNMSIQQLQLQLSDVYYQILSTLTYSHMSKIFEKRKNFDLRRLLSGSERLIYNLLANDSSNARVSNNIFTFLTNSIRVFPLPMVVRSTIVNTIQSNCSKIKNLVFAVLIANNKLIALVRMKKYSIHPADLRLIFNLIECTESFKSSENWTPICLPKFDMNGYLHAHVSYLSDDCQACLLLMSVDRDAFHTLSEAKERITEKLRKSQCLKAINDELEQPFNVKLYQQVLGVPELRHFLYKPRATAQLLCPMLRHPYKSLPEFERLEAIYCSLLHRIHNSSRPLKLIYEVKEREVVLAWVTATYELYAVFESIVDKATVIKYVDKLIKWIEKEYDVYFIRNHATF; the protein is encoded by the exons atggAAATTGAACAGACGCCCACCAGCGCATCGGACACAAACTCCACATGTGAGTACATGGACGCCGAGGGTGAACCCTGACAACGAAACGGAGCTCAGCGCTGGGAG CTCTACCAGGAGGCGGAACATGCCGAGACTGAACAGCTTGGTCACAGTATTATCTCGGAGCTGCGCGATGAGCTAGGCACGCATGCAAGCAAATGTGACGGCGCGCTTAGCCCAAATGCGAGCGCAGCTACGGGACAGTCAAAGGACTTAGCCGCCTCCGTAGAGTCACTGGCGCTGAGCACTTCGACTAGCGCCAAAACCGAAGACAGTGGCAGTGCCAACGCATTAGATGATGATCAATATGACTATCAGCATGACAGCGTGTGGCGAGGCCAAAAgaagcatatttttatactaaGCGAGGCGGGTAAACCCATTTACTCGCTGCATGGCAATGAGGATAAGTTGGTGACCTTGTTTGGCGTAATACAGGCGCTGGTAAGCTTTGTGCAGATGGGCCAGGATGCAATTACCTCCATACATGCAGGCGGCATTAAGTTTGCCTTCATGCAACGAAACTCATTGATATTGGTGGCTGCCACACGTACCAACATGAGcatacaacaactacagctgcAACTCAG CGATGTTTACTATCAAATTCTGTCAACGCTTACCTACTCCCACATGTCAAAGATCTTTGAGAAGCGTAAGAATTTTGACTTACGTCGTTTATTATCCGGCAGTGAACGTCTAATCTACAACTTGCTGGCCAATGACAGCAGTAATGCTAGAG TATCCAACAACATTTTCACATTTCTTACCAACTCTATACGAGTCTTCCCGCTGCCCATGGTCGTGCGTTCTACTATTGTCAACACCATACAAAGCAACTGTTCGAAGATCAAGAATCTTGTCTTTGCCGTGTTGATAGCCAACAATAAGCTTATTGCTTTGGTGCGCATGAAGAAATACTCCATACATCCAGCGGACTTACGTTTGATTTTCAATCTTATCGAATGCACTGAGTCATTCAAGAGCTCGGAAAACTGGACGCCCATTTGCCTCCCCAAGTTCGATATGAATGGTTATTTGCATGCGCATGTTTCCTATTTAAGCGATGATTGTCAGGCATGTTTGTTGCTAATGTCTGTGGACCGTGATGCCTTTCACACACTATCCGAGGCCAAAGAGCGCATAACAGAGAAGCTGCGAAAAAGCCAATGCCTAAAGGCAATTAATGATGAACTGGAGCAACCATTCAATGTTAAACTATATCAGCAGGTGCTTGGCGTGCCCGAGCTGCGACACTTTCTGTACAAGCCCAGAGCTACAGCTCAATTGCTCTGTCCTATGCTGAGGCATCCATACAAGTCACTTCCCGAGTTTGAGAGACTGGAAGCCATCTATTGCAGTTTACTGCATCGCATACACAACAGCTCTCGACCGCTGAAACTCATTTATGAGGTCAAGGAGCGTGAAGTGGTGCTGGCTTGGGTTACGGCCACCTATGAGCTGTATGCTGTTTTCGAGTCGATTGTTGACAAAGCAACAGTCATCAAGTATGTGGATAAGCTTATCAAGTGGATTGAAAAGGAATACGATGTATACTTTATACGTAATCATGCAACGTTCTAA
- the LOC108596670 gene encoding 28S ribosomal protein S2, mitochondrial → MLRKSFNNLPRLSQLCGLQGRLQSTQVAPVEPAPAEPEDIAAIEQRILKHPDYFQVHNLFTVRDLFNARVHYGHKEGSLDDRMRSYLYGSRLGHLIFDLDKTAAHLRDALNFAAHIAFRDGIILFFNRNALNAHLVEQKAMEAGEFSHTRFWRGGIFTNANVQFDAVTRLPDLCIFLNTQNNVLAQHTAVRDAAKMAIPTIGIVDTNCNPNLITYPVPGNDDTPAAIELYCNLFKEAIWRGKRKRRELLGLPPLEEAKPSKSAGRRFEKN, encoded by the exons ATGTTGAGAAAATCTTTTAACAATT TGCCACGTCTGTCTCAGCTATGCGGTCTACAGGGTCGTCTGCAAAGCACGCAGGTGGCACCGGTGGAACCTGCACCGGCGGAACCGGAGGATATTGCGGCGATTGAGCAACGCATACTAAAGCACCCGGACTACTTTCAAGTGCACAATCTGTTTACAGTGCGTGATTTATTTAACGCACGCGTGCATTATGGCCATAAGGAAGGCTCGCTGGACGATCGCATGCGTTCCTATTTGTATGGCAGTCGTCTGGGTCACTTGATCTTTGATCTGGACAAGACAGCTGCGCATTTACGCGATGCGCTCAACTTTGCAGCGCACATAGCCTTTCGCGATGGTATTATATTGTTCTTCAATCGCAATGCGCTTAATGCACATCTTGTGGAGCAGAAGGCCATGGAGGCTGGCGAGTTCTCACATACGCGTTTCTGGCGTGGCGGTATCTTTACTAATGCCAATGTGCAGTTCGATGCGGTGACACGACTACCCGACCTGTGCATATTCCTCAATACACAAAACAATGTTCTGGCGCAGCATACAGCAGTTCGAGATGCAGCCAAGATGGCCATACCCACCATAGGCATTGTGGATACCAATTGCAATCCTAATCTAATTACATACCCTGTGCCGGGCAATGATGATACACCAGCTGCTATAGAGCTGTACTGCAATCTATTCAAAGAGGCTATCTGGCGTGGCAAACGCAAGCGACGCGAGCTGTTGGGTTTGCCGCCTTTGGAGGAAGCTAAGCCGAGTAAAAGCGCAGGCAGACGTTTCGAAAAGAACTAG
- the LOC108596664 gene encoding rho GTPase-activating protein gacO: MAEQLDKEIEPVAAEKKPLPEENDIAKPLKMSFADWKKNKEAKEQSEPESETEIFNARKLHKNGNKPPSNNRNNNNNISNGNNNRFLPPLSRPPPMTFPIINFNNFGPGPNPMMSPCNMGPAPRCHRPLQPPPFWEDMMSPQHQPPPPIQPPMPKCPSLWNLVPKDKAPLRQNKKPQYQPNKKYKISNNNSSTDTALMPPPPAPMGNNNNAHSSSSSTANGVIRKKKGGTFVQIDGKWIQKPEAPLPLEEAPPGTKEERQRQWKEYRQAMKPFKNREFHNWKRTVQRLSKLPRDSLDEKQLERLQKAEEYIGAHKAMLTIKHAEQWVQQNNKPESSNAQGQVYVRKPAHTPSWEKKDFSRHHATAHKPHYATGRAIKGGVMSELNSLPPLPSVAQPIGQFTDATANGFFGQTPCFGVFGQDANADSTANSNNSYFQGYNSSFVKGGTLLPP, encoded by the coding sequence ATGGCTGAGCAACTCGATAAAGAAATCGAGCCGGTAGCCGCAGAGAAGAAGCCTCTGCCTGAAGAAAATGATATCGCCAAGCCGCTCAAGATGTCCTTTGCAGACTGGAAAAAGAACAAGGAAGCTAAGGAGCAGTCAGAGCCAGAGTCTGAAACggaaatttttaatgcaagaAAACTACATAAAAACGGCAACAAACCACCAAGCAATAAcagaaacaataacaataatatcaGTAATGGCAATAACAATCGTTTTTTACCACCTTTGAGTCGTCCACCACCAATGACATTTCCaatcataaatttcaataacttTGGCCCGGGTCCGAATCCTATGATGTCGCCCTGTAACATGGGTCCAGCACCGCGTTGTCATCGACCGTTACAGCCACCACCGTTTTGGGAAGATATGATGTCGCCACAGCATCAGCCTCCGCCGCCAATACAACCGCCAATGCCCAAGTGTCCCAGTCTGTGGAATCTGGTACCCAAGGATAAGGCACCGCTGcgtcaaaacaaaaagcctCAATATCAACCCAacaagaaatacaaaataagcaataataattccAGCACAGATACCGCGTTAATGCCGCCACCTCCAGCGCCAATGggaaacaacaataatgcacATAGCAGTAGCAGCTCCACTGCCAATGGCGTCATACGCAAGAAAAAAGGAGGCACCTTTGTTCAAATCGATGGCAAGTGGATACAAAAGCCTGAAGCACCGCTGCCACTGGAGGAGGCACCTCCCGGCACCAAGGAAGAACGTCAACGTCAGTGGAAGGAGTATCGTCAGGCCATGAAACCCTTCAAGAATCGTGAATTTCACAACTGGAAGCGCACTGTGCAGCGCTTGAGCAAGCTACCACGCGATTCGCTGGACGAGAAGCAGCTGGAACGGCTACAAAAAGCCGAGGAATACATAGGCGCCCATAAAGCTATGCTGACCATCAAGCATGCTGAGCAGTGGGTGCAGCAGAATAATAAGCCGGAATCTAGCAATGCCCAGGGTCAGGTTTATGTGCGAAAGCCAGCCCATACCCCCTCCTGGGAGAAAAAAGACTTTTCACGCCATCATGCAACGGCACATAAGCCACACTATGCCACTGGACGTGCCATTAAAGGCGGTGTTATGTCCGAGCTAAACAGCCTGCCACCACTGCCGAGTGTAGCGCAGCCCATAGGACAATTTACAGATGCAACCGCCAACGGATTTTTTGGACAGACGCCATGCTTTGGTGTATTTGGACAGGATGCCAACGCTGATTCAACTGCTAATAGCAATAACTCCTACTTTCAAGGCTACAATTCCAGCTTTGTTAAAGGCGGTACTTTACTGCCACCATAG